CTTCAACATCATGCGCTACAAAGCACCAAGTTTATGAGTAAATGGATTGAGGAAAAAAACACCTCTGCTGGTAAAATTTAACTACCTATATTCTGGGTTTTCAAAATTCCAACGTTTACCATTATCCCATGCTTCTCTTGAGTTTCCATACGCTGAATAACCTCCATATTGTTTTATCATAGTAGCGAGATGTAAAAGATTGTAAGTCATGAAAGTGGTGTTTCTGTTGGTGAAGGCACTGTTTTTAGCATCGCTTTCTTCATCTAAATAACTGGGTCCTGGACCTACTTCTCCAATCCAACCACAATCTGCTTGTGGAGGAATAGAATAACCCACATGTTGCATAGCATATAGCATACCCATGGCACAATGTTTTATGCCATCTTCATTTCCTGTAATAACACAGCCAGCCACTTTATCATAAAACAAATATTGACCTTTGTTGTTTGTCTTTCCACTCATAGCGTATATACGTTCGATAAACTTTTGTGCAACAGATGATTTTTCACCTAACCAAATAGGGGTGCCTAAAATTAATATATCGGCATCAAAAATACGTTTAAAAAGCGTTGGCCATTCGTCGGTTTTTGCACCATATTCTGTCATGTCTGGATAAACACCATAAGCGACAACATGATCGACAAAACGGATTTCGTCAACCGAGACACCTTCTTTTTTCATGATGTTCGTCGAAACATCCATTAAGCCTTTGGTATTACTTTTTTCTGGAGATTTTTTAAGGGTACAGTTTACGTAAATTGCTTTTAAATTGGAGAAATTAGGTTTTTGCATCGCTTTGAAATTTAGATCAGTCATGGAAAAATATGACTTGTTTCTCTACAAGTTAAAACAAATAATTGGGCTAGAAGAATTGATAAACTATTAATTAGCGGTTTCAATTGATAGCGTTAAAACTTTTTCTATTTGAAGCAAAGCCAGATCTATAACACGATTATTTGACTGGATTTTTTGGTGCAAAATGGAAAGTTCGGTACACGCAATTAATATATGTGTTTGTTTTGAATAGTGATTAATAAGGGTTTTATATTTTTCAATATCTTGAAATGTTTCTGTACGATTATAAATTTTTTGTCTTAAAGTGTCAAAGGCTTCTATATCTTCAGCCTTTGGAATATAGGTTTGGATGTATTCTTCTTTAAGTTGTGCAGAAATATAGCTTCCTTCCATGGAATATTTAGATCCAATGATAGTCACATTTTCTATCTCATTATTTTTAATAAAATCAATGACTAATTTTATAGGATGTAGGATAGGATGTTTTAATTGAGCGCTGTCATAAGTTTGATGCAAAGTAATGTTTGGAATGATGCAGTGGTTTATAGGAAATGTAAATAAGTGATTCAAATACAGGGTTAGTTGTGGAACTAATACATCAAACCTATCAGGTAAAAACGGATTGATGGTATTAAAATCAATATTATAAAGTAGGCAGGGGAAGGTGTGGTAATTACCCAATTGTTTTTGATACCTGGTGTTTAGCTCTTCTATATAAAATAAGGTGCTTCTGCTACCCAGACCTAAAATGGCAATTTGTGGGTTTTCAGGGTTCAATGGTTTGATTTATTTAAGATGTAATCTGCAAAGTAATTTTTTGAATCTGTTAATTTGTCTTTTACATTCAAATCGGTGTGTTCTAAAATATGTTCTAAAATGCTGTCGTTATATTTTCTTGATATTTCGGTATGAATAGTTTCATTTTTATAAAAATTAAAAGTCATATCAAGTACTTTAATTCTAACAGTTTGGTCTATTTTGCTTACTAAAAAACTTTCGGCAATACCTTCTTCTTCGTTATATTTGGGGGAATGAGTAAAGGCGTTTAAATCAAAATCAGCGTCCAATTCTCTGTTCATACGCGCTAATATATTCAAATTGAATTGTTTTGTGATGCCTTGTTCATCATTATAAGCAGGTAGCACGATGTCTTCAGATTTTATCAAGTCG
The genomic region above belongs to Mariniflexile litorale and contains:
- a CDS encoding NAD(P)H-dependent oxidoreductase; amino-acid sequence: MQKPNFSNLKAIYVNCTLKKSPEKSNTKGLMDVSTNIMKKEGVSVDEIRFVDHVVAYGVYPDMTEYGAKTDEWPTLFKRIFDADILILGTPIWLGEKSSVAQKFIERIYAMSGKTNNKGQYLFYDKVAGCVITGNEDGIKHCAMGMLYAMQHVGYSIPPQADCGWIGEVGPGPSYLDEESDAKNSAFTNRNTTFMTYNLLHLATMIKQYGGYSAYGNSREAWDNGKRWNFENPEYR
- a CDS encoding aspartate/glutamate racemase family protein; this translates as MNPENPQIAILGLGSRSTLFYIEELNTRYQKQLGNYHTFPCLLYNIDFNTINPFLPDRFDVLVPQLTLYLNHLFTFPINHCIIPNITLHQTYDSAQLKHPILHPIKLVIDFIKNNEIENVTIIGSKYSMEGSYISAQLKEEYIQTYIPKAEDIEAFDTLRQKIYNRTETFQDIEKYKTLINHYSKQTHILIACTELSILHQKIQSNNRVIDLALLQIEKVLTLSIETAN